The sequence CATGCTTAATTGAAATACCTAACAGTTCCCTGCATATGATTGATCCGTTTTCATTTTCAAATTGTTTTGCCAAATCTTGAACTAGCTCATAATGTTCTGCTTTCGCATTTTTGCTGGATGGATCTGTGTAACCATATTTCATGCCGACCACCATAAACATTCCTGTCACAGCACCACATACTTCTCGCAACCTACCCATACCTCCTCCGAAAGAAGATGCAATTTTTAATGCTGTTTCCGTGTCCAGCCCCGTTTCATCACAAAAAGCAGCAAAAACAGATTGAGAGCAATTGTAGCCTTTTTTAAACAATTTTCTTGCCAAATCTGAATGTGCACTCATTTATTATCTTCCTCAATGATTTCCTCCAATACTTTTGCCACCGGATCAAGCCAATCGCCGTCAAAAAGTTCTATCATACCCTTATCACAGGCGGCAGAAATTTTGGGGTTGACCGGAAGCTTAGCAAGCACTTTTAAATTATGCTTTTCGGCAATTTCGTCAATATGGCTGTCGCCGAAAATTTTGTGTTCCTTACCGCAATCCGGACATTTAAAATAGGACATATTTTCTACTAAACCAACGATAGGAATATTCATCATTTCAGCCATCCTGACTGCTTTTGATACAATCATGGATACAAGCTCCTGAGGCGAGGTTACAACAATGATCCCATCAACAGCAATGGATTGAAATACAGTAAGGGGAACATCGCCGGTGCCCGGTGGCATATCGATGAACATAAAATCCACATCGCTCCAGATAACATCTGACCAGAACTGCTTTACCATATTTCCGATCAGGGGTCCTCTCCACACAACTGGATCGGTATCATTCTCTAAAAGCAAATTAACAGACATTATATCAATACCTGTCTTACTTTTAACTGGGAATAAGCCAAATTCACTTCCTGTGGCTTTTTCCTTGATACCAAATGCCTTAGGAATAGAAGGCCCGGTTACATCAGCGTCCAGAACAGCGGTATGATACCCCATTCTATTCATGGTAACAGCTAGCATGGAAGTTACCAGTGACTTTCCAACCCCTCCTTTACCGCTGACAACACCAATAACCTTTTTAATGCTGCTCATTTCATGTGGTTTCACGGAGAAATCATTTTTCTTCTCTTTTCTTTCTGCGCAGTCCTCCGAGCAACTGCTGCAGCTTTGGTTGCAATTTTCGCTCATAATATTAGCTCCTTCCTGTATATTTTTCATGCATGGTTGTTATGCTGTAATAACTTTAGTGTTCGGTAAACATAATAAGCAGTGCGAAAACAATTCCCAATATAAATGCTAGTGTAGAGTGCTTTTTCTCATATTCCCTTGCTTCAGGCAATAAATGCGATGCCGAAACGTATATTAAAACACCAGCAACAAATCCAAGCATATGTCCTAAAACATTGTTACTAAGATGTTGAACAATTGGATATGCTATAAAGGCACCGATAGGAGTTGTTAATGCTGCTGCAAGAAAAGCATAAATCCCAGCTTTCCTTGTGCTATATCCACCTTTAAGTAACATTGAAAAAGTTATAACGCCTTCGGCGAACTCATGAACAACCAACCCAACTCCAGTAAGAATTCCAACTACTGTGCTGATACTAAAAGTAACTGTGTATACAACGCCATCTATAAGTGAATGAATTAAGATACCTTCAATTGCAGTTATGCCAAAGGCCAGTTCTTTTTGCTTTGTTTTGTATTTGATGATCTCATTGCTGAAATACATAAATAAAAATCCTGCGAGCGCAGTAAATCCTGCGTAGGAGGTTTTTTGTATAGCTTGAGGTAAAGTCATTATCAGCGGGGAAGAGATAAGTATTCCCGCAGCAAAACACATACAATAGTCTTTAATTTTTTCTGCCCATTCGCGATTTTTATAAAGAGTCCAGATTCCCAAACTGTTTACTAACATTGCACCTATCGCAAAGGCTGAAATCAAAATAAATGTATTAATATCTTTCACAGGCATTCATCTCCCTTGGTTTGCACTATCAAATAATTCATATGTGTATTTCACTGCCTGCTGACAGATAATCGATGCTATCACCCATAATAGTTTTCAGCCTTTTATAAGGCTCCAGACCAGTGCAATGACATGTGTAAAACTTTGCTTTTGTATCCACCAGGTATTTACCAATTCTATCTATCATTTCATGGACCTCGTTTCCGCCAGAACGGTTGGAAAGATGAAATCCACCTATCACATAGTTAGGCATACGTCTTTTTAAGTCATGGAAGTATTCAAGAATATTTACAATACCATTATGGGCGCAGCCTGTTACCAAAAGCGTCTTTCCTGCCTCCTCTATAATGAGGTTTTGTTCAT comes from Capillibacterium thermochitinicola and encodes:
- a CDS encoding C-GCAxxG-C-C family protein produces the protein MSAHSDLARKLFKKGYNCSQSVFAAFCDETGLDTETALKIASSFGGGMGRLREVCGAVTGMFMVVGMKYGYTDPSSKNAKAEHYELVQDLAKQFENENGSIICRELLGISIKHDKPIPETRNDNYYKKRPCAELVEQAARILDEYIQSKRMEEVNYD
- a CDS encoding Mrp/NBP35 family ATP-binding protein is translated as MSENCNQSCSSCSEDCAERKEKKNDFSVKPHEMSSIKKVIGVVSGKGGVGKSLVTSMLAVTMNRMGYHTAVLDADVTGPSIPKAFGIKEKATGSEFGLFPVKSKTGIDIMSVNLLLENDTDPVVWRGPLIGNMVKQFWSDVIWSDVDFMFIDMPPGTGDVPLTVFQSIAVDGIIVVTSPQELVSMIVSKAVRMAEMMNIPIVGLVENMSYFKCPDCGKEHKIFGDSHIDEIAEKHNLKVLAKLPVNPKISAACDKGMIELFDGDWLDPVAKVLEEIIEEDNK
- a CDS encoding ZIP family metal transporter, producing MPVKDINTFILISAFAIGAMLVNSLGIWTLYKNREWAEKIKDYCMCFAAGILISSPLIMTLPQAIQKTSYAGFTALAGFLFMYFSNEIIKYKTKQKELAFGITAIEGILIHSLIDGVVYTVTFSISTVVGILTGVGLVVHEFAEGVITFSMLLKGGYSTRKAGIYAFLAAALTTPIGAFIAYPIVQHLSNNVLGHMLGFVAGVLIYVSASHLLPEAREYEKKHSTLAFILGIVFALLIMFTEH